From a single Arachis hypogaea cultivar Tifrunner chromosome 3, arahy.Tifrunner.gnm2.J5K5, whole genome shotgun sequence genomic region:
- the LOC112790794 gene encoding uncharacterized protein → MFGCFCTQEGRKLLLDPRSVKTRNKHKHNTQVSEEMETMKGKSESELVRLCIEAACESRESIQKWRMQRRTLDHLPSHLADGLIRRLVSRRLLYPSLLEVFKQSAEEVDLRGVNNVDAEWLAYLGAFRQLRYLNLSDCHRITSSALWPISGMVSVNHLHLSNCSKLNDAAIHHILSLSNLQKLQISQTSVTAKGIKLLASLKNLSLLDLGGLPVDDVSLTSLQVLEKLEYLDLWGSKVSNEGANILNKFPKLTYLNLAWTSVTKLPNLSSIECLNMSNCTIDSILEDDEAPLAKLILSGATFRSESEFLLHANTNFLSSLDVAHSGLSKFFFLSKLKVIEQLNLSSCMVTDDSIEMIAGVGVSLKSLNLTGTKVSSAGIGILAGHVSNLEMLSLSQTLVDDTAILYISMMPSLKVLDLSNTMVKGCLPQENTDHGSPHSLTALQSLKQLESLNLEHTRVRDEALSPLSSFKELRYLFLKSASLADISLYYLSSIPKLTSLSICDAVLTNYGLHMFKPPQTLKLMDLRGCWLLTEDTIMSFCRIHPQIEVQHELVTIVPLHQGGPNHPSPSQLTSKATQAAKKKENLSISPDFIDQRLKYSRDELLALQFMSLPVVSSSESGDSIFKQQLN, encoded by the exons ATGTTCGGATGCTTTTGCACTCAAGAAGGAAGGAAGCTTCTTCTCGATCCCAGATCAGTCAAAACTCGAAACAAACACAAACACAACACACAGGTTTCAGAAGAAATGGAGACGATGAAAGGGAAGAGTGAAAGCGAATTGGTGAGGCTGTGCATAGAAGCTGCGTGCGAGAGCAGAGAGAGCATCCAGAAATGGCGGATGCAGAGGCGGACCCTCGACCATCTCCCTTCTCATCTCGCCGACGGCCTCATCCGGCGCCTGGTGTCCCGGCGGCTCCTGTACCCGTCGCTTCTAGAAGTTTTCAAACAGAGCGCCGAAGAAGTTGATTTGAGAGGCGTTAACAACGTGGATGCAGAATGGCTTGCGTACTTGGGAGCGTTTCGGCAGTTGCGGTATTTGAACCTTTCCGATTGCCACAGAATCACTTCTTCTGCTCTTTGGCCTATTTCTGGAATGGTTTCTGTTAACCACTTGCACCTCTCTAACTGCTCCAAGCTCAACGACGCTGCTATTCAtcacattctctctctctctaacctccAGAAATTACAAATCTCGCAAACAAGTGTCACCGCCAAAGGCATCAAACTTCTCGCCTCCCTTAAAAACCTCTCTCTTCTCGACTTAGGCGGCTTACCTGTTGATGACGTCTCCTTAACATCTTTACAG GTACTGGAAAAGTTAGAATATCTTGATCTATGGGGTAGTAAGGTATCAAATGAAGGGGCTAACATCCTCAATAAGTTCCCCAAGTTAACCTATCTAAATCTTGCTTGGACTAGTGTCACAAAATTGCCTAATTTATCATCTATTGAATGCCTCAACATGAGTAATTGTACTATTGATTCAATACTTGAAGATGATGAAGCTCCTTTGGCAAAACTTATTCTCTCCGGCGCTACATTCCGGAGCGAATCGGAGTTTCTCTTACACGCCAAtacaaactttttgtcctctctcgATGTAGCCCATTCTGGCCTTAGTAAATTCTTCTTCTTGAGTAAATTGAAAGTGATAGAACAGCTCAATCTCAGCTCTTGCATGGTCACTGATGATTCGATTGAAATGATCGCGGGTGTTGGTGTAAGCTTGAAGAGTTTGAATCTGACTGGTACTAAGGTCAGCTCCGCAGGCATAGGGATTTTAGCTGGACATGTCTCCAATCTTGAGATGCTTTCATTATCTCAGACACTGGTGGATGATACTGCCATCTTGTATATCAGCATGATGCCTTCTTTAAAGGTTCTTGACCTTAGCAATACAATGGTGAAAG GATGCTTACCACAGGAAAATACCGACCACGGCTCACCGCACTCTCTAACAGCTCTACAAAGTCTTAAACAATTAGAAAGCTTGAATTTGGAACACACACGAGTTAGGGATGAAGCTTTAAGCCCTTTGTCAAGCTTCAAAGAGCTGAGATATTTATTTCTTAAAAGTGCGTCACTTGCAGACATCTCACTTTACTATTTATCATCAATTCCTAAATTGACTAGTCTTAGTATTTGTGATGCGGTATTGACAAATTATGGGCTTCATATGTTTAAACCTCCTCAAACACTGAAACTAATGGACCTCCGAGGTTGTTGGCTCTTAACTGAGGACACTATCATGTCGTTCTGTAGAATTCATCCACAAATTGAAGTACAGCATGAACTTGTTACCATTGTTCCTCTTCACCAAGGTGGACCAAATCATCCTTCTCCGTCTCAGTTAACTTCAAAGGCTACGCAAGCagctaaaaagaaagaaaacttgTCTATATCTCCAGATTTTATAG ATCAAAGGCTGAAGTATAGCAGAGACGAGTTACTTGCGTTGCAGTTCATGTCTTTGCCTGTTGTATCCTCTAGTGAGAGTGGCGATTCAATATTCAAGCAacagttaaattga
- the LOC112790793 gene encoding long chain acyl-CoA synthetase 5, which yields MEGMRYVVEVEKAREATQGKPSMGPVYRGKYQNDSTTPPIDVLNSCWDIFRSAYEKFPTNAMLGTREIENAKAGKYKWQTYKEVYEVIQKVGSSIRSCGYGQGVKCGIYGANCPGWIISMEACNAHGLYCVPLYDTLGAGAVEFIICHAEISIAFVEEKKIPELLKTFPNASKFLKTLVSFGKFTPEQKQQVENLGVKSYSWDEFLQVGENQNFDLPVIKKSDICTIMYTSGTTGDPKGVLLSNESVLIAVSAILQFLSSCKHSLRNKEVYISYLPLAHIFDRVIEEAMIYVGASIGFWRGDARLLLEDVAELKPTIFCAVPRVLERVYSGLQNKISAGGFVKQTMFNFAYSYKLNNLMNGVGIEDAAPLFDKLVFSKIKQSLGGRVRILLSGGAPLAKHVELFLRVVTCSLVIQGYGLTETGAASFAQLLNNFDMLGTVGVPLPYVDACLESVPDMGYDALASTPRGEVCIRGGTLCSGYHKREDLTNEAIIDGWFHTGDIGEWQPNGNLKIIDRKKNIFKLSQGEYVAVEHLENVYGQSSVLESIWVYGSSFEAYLVAVINPKKDALERWAEENNITKDYNSLCEDPKAKAYVLAELVNTAKAKKLKGFEFIKAIHLDPVPFDQDRDLITPTFKKKRPQMHKYYKNNIDEMYKSINNKTSA from the exons ATGGAAGGCATGAGATATGTAGTGGAGGTTGAGAAAGCGAGGGAAGCAACACAAGGTAAACCATCAATGGGTCCCGTTTACCGGGGCAAGTATCAGAATGATTCCACTACTCCTCCCATCGACGTTCTCAATAGCTGTTGGGACATTTTCCG ATCGGCTTATGAGAAGTTTCCAACAAATGCAATGCTTGGTACCCGGGAAATTGAGAATGCAAAA GCTGGCAAGTACAAGTGGCAAACTTACAAAGAAGTGTACGAGGTGATACAGAAAGTTGGAAGCTCTATCCGCAGTTGTGGTTACGGGCAA GGAGTGAAATGCGGTATCTATGGTGCCAATTGCCCTGGGTGGATAATAAGCATGGag GCCTGTAATGCTCATGGACTTTATTGTGTTCCTTTGTATGATACATTAG GTGCTGGAGCAGTGGAGTTTATTATATGCCATGCAGAGATCTCAATTGCTtttgtagaagaaaagaagataccCGAG CTATTGAAGACATTTCCAAATGCATCAAAGTTTCTCAAGA CACTTGTGAGCTTTGGAAAGTTTACTCCAGAACAAAAGCAACAAGTTGAAAATTTGGGGGTGAAAAGCTATTCATGGGATGAATTTTTACAAGTG GGTGAAAATCAGAATTTTGATCTTCCTGTGATAAAAAAGAGTGACATCTGTACAATAATGTATACAAGTGGAACAACTGGTGACCCTAAGGGAGTCCTGTTATCCAATGAGTCCGTACTTATTGCGGTATCTGCGATACTGCAATTTCTAAGTAGTTGCAAACACTCT TTGCGGAACAAAGAAGTGTATATATCATATCTTCCCCTTGCTCATATCTTTGATAGGGTCATTGAGGAGGCAATGATATATGTTGGTGCCTCAATAGGATTCTGGCGTGGG GATGCCAGATTGTTACTTGAAGACGTTGCGGAGCTAAAACCAACTATTTTCTGTGCTGTTCCACGTGTGCTTGAAAGAGTGTACTCAG GCTTGCAAAATAAGATTTCTGCTGGGGGGTTTGTGAAGCAGACAATGTTCAATTTTGCTTACTCATA CAAGTTGAATAATCTAATGAACGGAGTAGGCATTGAGGACGCAGCTCCATTGTTTGACAAACTTGTATTTAGCAAG ataaaACAAAGCTTAGGGGGTAGAGTACGAATTCTTTTGTCTGGAGGAGCACCACTAGCTAAACACGTGGAACTTTTTTTGCGGGTTGTGACTTGTTCTCTTGTCATACAAGGATATG GATTGACTGAAACGGGTGCGGCATCATTTGCCCAGCTATTAAACAACTTCGACATGCTTGGTACAGTGGGGGTTCCACTACCATATGTGGATGCATGCTTGGAATCTGTTCCTGACATGGGATATGATGCCCTTGCAAGCACACCAAGGGGAGAGGTATGTATAAGGGGTGGTACTTTGTGTTCAGGGTATCACAAAAGGGAAGATCTCACCAACGAGGCTATAATAGATGGATGGTTCCATACAG GGGATATTGGAGAGTGGCAACCAAATGGAAACTTGAAAATTATTGATCGGAAGAAGAATATATTTAAGCTTTCACAAGGAGAATATGTTGCTGTTGAACACCTGGAGAATGTTTATGGTCAAAGCTCTGTTCTTGAATCA ATATGGGTCTATGGAAGCAGTTTCGAGGCCTACCTTGTTGCCGTGATTAACCCCAAGAAAGATGCACTTGAAAGGTGGGCCGAAGAAAATAATATAACCAAGGACTACAATTCTCTATGTGAAGATCCAAAGGCAAAAGCCTACGTGCTTGCAGAACTCGTAAATACTGCCAAGGCAAAAAAG TTGAAAGGTTTTGAGTTCATAAAAGCGATTCATCTTGACCCGGTTCCTTTTGACCAAGACCGTGACCTTATCACGCCAACATTTAAGAAGAAGAGACCTCAGATGCATAAATACTACAAG AATAATATTGACGAAATGTACAAGTCAATAAACAACAAAACCAGTGCGTAA